A region from the Diadema setosum chromosome 13, eeDiaSeto1, whole genome shotgun sequence genome encodes:
- the LOC140237323 gene encoding leptin receptor gene-related protein-like: MAGIKSLVGLAFSASMGILMNVLACAIPGLGQVWWPMFVVVFYVMCPLPIMIGNRLASSDSIGATSSALQELCYFLTSGIVLSAYGLPLVLLHVGTITWAALLLIIFGNTWCFITILVFFRVFKQDDDFEFQVW, translated from the exons ATGGCAGGGATCAAAAG CTTAGTGGGTTTGGCCTTCTCGGCCTCCATGGGGATTCTCATGAATGTCCTGGCCTGTGCAATTCCTGGACTTGGACA GGTGTGGTGGCCAATGTTTGTGGTTGTATTCTACGTCATGTGCCCACTTCCCATCATGATCGGCAACAGGCTTGCCAGCTCTGACAGCATTGGAGCCACCAGTAGTGCATTGCAGGAACTCTGCTACTTCCTCACTTCTGGTATCGTTCTCTCAGCATACGGCCTGCCCCTCGTTCTCTTACATGTCGGGACG ATAACGTGGGCGGCTCTTCTTCTGATAATTTTTGGCAACACATGGTGCTTCATCACCATCCTCGTCTTCTTCAGAGTGTTCAAGCAGGACGATGACTTTGAGTTCCAAGTCTGGTGA